A region of Chloracidobacterium sp. DNA encodes the following proteins:
- a CDS encoding VOC family protein, translated as MSVKAIPDGYEGITPYLICKNAEAAIEFYKRAFGAEELFRIGGGPGVVGHAEMKIGNAVFMMADEFPPMAVGPETIGGSPVSLYIYVEDVDAFTEKAIAEGLEVLKPVSDQFYGDRTGHFRDPFGHLWAFGTHKEDLSPEELNERAKAAHGG; from the coding sequence ATGTCAGTCAAAGCTATACCTGACGGCTACGAAGGCATCACGCCGTATCTGATCTGCAAGAATGCCGAAGCCGCGATCGAATTTTACAAGCGTGCTTTTGGAGCGGAGGAACTTTTTCGCATTGGCGGAGGGCCGGGCGTTGTCGGCCACGCGGAGATGAAAATCGGCAATGCAGTATTTATGATGGCGGATGAATTTCCGCCTATGGCAGTTGGCCCGGAAACGATCGGCGGTTCGCCGGTGAGTCTCTACATTTACGTCGAAGATGTTGACGCTTTTACGGAAAAGGCAATCGCCGAAGGCCTGGAAGTGTTAAAGCCTGTATCAGATCAATTCTACGGCGACCGCACCGGTCACTTTAGAGATCCGTTCGGACATCTCTGGGCTTTTGGAACACACAAAGAAGACCTTTCGCCGGAAGAACTGAACGAACGTGCCAAAGCGGCCCATGGCGGCTAA
- a CDS encoding PD40 domain-containing protein, which yields MKIITLILVLFCGGFTVVNSQSPQFKIAFNTLQDQKADDYEVYLMNIDGTSRRNVTNHKDVAWTYYSLKNKLLFVSDRDACRRCYFLHMSNIDGSDVRKVSNLQLEDSWMGSGSKQKELVVSGRIGSAIRYQLFLVNIENGHFRQLTNEPNAVFRDPTFSPDDKKIAYVYKKNRTDRNEIEELYVMNADGTDRKKLTTYPASDPLAKDFSYKVGPPHWNARYKFITYQSNQAGKQSIYAVTPDGKRQWKLTDSKLDEGWHDWSPDGEWLVFDSRDEATGRYDLYLMNYKNKETKKITGDSPMKYHQSPVFIDTK from the coding sequence TTGAAGATTATCACATTAATATTAGTTTTATTTTGCGGCGGATTTACTGTCGTCAATTCTCAATCACCCCAATTTAAGATCGCATTCAATACGCTCCAAGATCAGAAGGCCGACGATTACGAAGTCTATTTGATGAATATTGACGGCACCTCACGTAGGAACGTTACTAACCATAAGGACGTTGCATGGACGTACTATTCGCTAAAGAACAAACTTCTTTTTGTCAGCGACCGCGATGCGTGCAGACGATGCTATTTTTTGCATATGTCTAATATTGACGGCTCAGATGTGCGGAAAGTCTCTAATTTACAGCTTGAAGATTCGTGGATGGGCAGCGGTTCAAAGCAAAAAGAACTGGTTGTTTCAGGCCGTATTGGAAGTGCTATTCGATATCAGTTATTCCTTGTAAATATCGAAAACGGGCATTTTCGCCAGCTTACAAATGAACCCAACGCCGTATTTCGCGATCCTACATTTTCACCGGACGACAAAAAGATCGCATATGTTTATAAAAAGAATCGCACTGACCGAAACGAGATCGAAGAACTATATGTGATGAATGCGGACGGCACAGACCGGAAGAAGCTCACGACATATCCGGCAAGCGATCCGCTCGCAAAAGATTTCAGTTACAAGGTCGGGCCGCCGCATTGGAACGCAAGATACAAATTCATCACGTATCAGTCCAATCAGGCAGGCAAGCAATCTATATACGCCGTGACACCCGATGGAAAGCGTCAGTGGAAATTAACTGACAGCAAATTGGACGAAGGCTGGCACGATTGGTCGCCGGACGGCGAGTGGCTTGTGTTTGACAGCCGCGATGAGGCAACAGGACGTTACGATCTGTATCTGATGAATTACAAAAATAAAGAGACAAAAAAGATCACGGGCGACAGTCCGATGAAATATCATCAGTCGCCCGTGTTTATTGATACTAAGTAA
- a CDS encoding DUF2461 domain-containing protein: MIAKETLDFLKKLSKNNNREWFQANKRSFDAAQDNMTAFAGFLIGEIGKLDNSVASIDPKSCVFRIYRDVRFSKDKSPYKTNLGAYISPGGRKSMQPGYYFHLEPGKSFVAGGKHIPDGSETLKIRNAIAKNTAEFLKIVKKKSFLDTFGELHGDALKSAPKGFDADHKAIEYLKLKEFMAFTEFKSDKTLTDALFPKNLVKMMKEMYPLITFLRKALA; the protein is encoded by the coding sequence ATGATCGCAAAAGAAACACTCGACTTTCTCAAAAAACTCAGCAAGAACAACAACCGCGAATGGTTTCAGGCGAATAAAAGATCATTCGATGCCGCTCAGGATAATATGACCGCGTTTGCGGGATTTCTCATCGGCGAGATCGGCAAACTCGACAACTCCGTTGCCTCTATTGATCCAAAATCCTGTGTTTTTCGCATTTATCGCGATGTGCGTTTTTCAAAAGACAAAAGCCCATACAAAACAAACCTTGGAGCTTACATCAGTCCCGGCGGCCGCAAATCTATGCAGCCGGGATATTATTTTCACCTTGAACCAGGCAAAAGTTTTGTAGCTGGCGGTAAGCATATTCCTGACGGGAGCGAGACGCTTAAGATTCGTAATGCGATCGCAAAAAACACCGCAGAGTTTCTGAAAATCGTCAAAAAAAAGAGTTTTCTTGATACGTTCGGCGAGCTACATGGCGATGCCCTCAAGTCTGCTCCAAAAGGCTTCGACGCGGATCACAAAGCCATTGAATATCTAAAACTAAAAGAGTTCATGGCATTCACCGAGTTCAAAAGTGATAAGACATTGACCGACGCCCTGTTCCCTAAAAACCTCGTCAAAATGATGAAGGAAATGTACCCGCTCATTACATTCTTGCGCAAGGCTCTCGCTTAG
- a CDS encoding DUF4287 domain-containing protein, translating into MAQKTSGEFEKEFMDGLEGSTGRDLNTWMKVIDAFNSKKRNEMIAWLKAEHGFGHMNASLLAGIHANGGKAVYASTDDLLERQFTKAADMRPLFDEFVGLIAKNFPEASILPKKTYVSVLANREFGAVNIKPKELRIGLDLGDRPFDYKVEKAKLTGPMPRISHMVVVTDPCQLDSGLVELLKQSHSRCH; encoded by the coding sequence ATGGCACAGAAAACATCGGGCGAATTTGAGAAGGAATTTATGGACGGGCTGGAAGGCTCGACGGGCAGAGATTTGAATACGTGGATGAAGGTTATTGACGCGTTTAACAGCAAGAAACGTAACGAAATGATCGCTTGGCTCAAGGCCGAACATGGTTTCGGCCACATGAACGCCTCTTTGCTTGCCGGCATCCATGCAAACGGCGGCAAGGCTGTTTATGCCAGCACCGACGATCTGCTGGAAAGGCAATTTACAAAAGCCGCTGATATGCGGCCGCTGTTCGATGAATTCGTCGGGTTAATTGCAAAGAACTTTCCTGAGGCGTCAATACTGCCAAAGAAAACGTATGTTTCAGTACTCGCAAATCGCGAATTTGGTGCTGTAAATATTAAGCCGAAAGAACTTCGCATTGGACTGGATCTTGGTGACCGGCCTTTCGATTACAAAGTCGAAAAAGCAAAGCTCACAGGCCCGATGCCGCGGATATCACATATGGTCGTAGTGACCGATCCATGTCAGCTTGATAGTGGTCTGGTGGAATTGCTAAAGCAGTCACATTCGCGTTGTCACTAA
- a CDS encoding helix-turn-helix domain-containing protein, translating to MLHQAYFPTFPLDQFIDVFIYFEGIYHAHAVDRFLPNGDVEILIDFHDTPQYIYDNHTLKEIQACNHVWASGLRTQPITIPAGNGSAMMVIAFKKGKAAPFFPFPMDEIKDSVVDADLVWGSDFGLLRERLLAVKDITERFKIVEDFLTRKFHSKLDMNPCVAFAIEEMTKRPDGLNIARMNEKIGYSQKHFIDMFRRQVGVTPKSYLRLMRFQKAVQIIDDADRVDWGTVALECGFYDQAHFINDFKHFSGFTPEQYAKIHTNYQNYIPVG from the coding sequence ATGCTTCATCAGGCATATTTTCCAACATTTCCACTCGATCAGTTTATAGATGTGTTCATTTATTTCGAAGGCATTTATCACGCGCATGCAGTTGACCGGTTTTTGCCCAATGGCGACGTTGAGATACTGATCGATTTTCACGATACTCCGCAATATATTTACGACAATCACACGTTGAAGGAGATACAAGCTTGTAATCATGTGTGGGCATCGGGCTTGAGAACCCAGCCGATTACGATACCGGCGGGTAACGGCTCGGCGATGATGGTCATTGCCTTCAAAAAGGGAAAGGCCGCGCCGTTTTTTCCTTTTCCTATGGATGAGATTAAGGACAGCGTTGTCGATGCGGATCTTGTTTGGGGCAGCGATTTTGGACTATTGCGTGAAAGGTTGCTGGCCGTTAAGGATATTACTGAGCGCTTTAAGATCGTCGAGGATTTCTTAACTCGCAAATTTCATTCAAAGCTCGATATGAATCCATGTGTTGCTTTTGCCATCGAAGAAATGACCAAGCGGCCCGACGGCCTTAATATTGCGCGAATGAACGAAAAGATCGGCTATTCACAGAAGCATTTTATCGATATGTTCCGCCGTCAGGTAGGCGTGACCCCGAAGTCATATTTGCGATTGATGCGATTTCAAAAAGCAGTTCAGATCATCGACGATGCTGACAGAGTAGATTGGGGCACGGTCGCTCTCGAATGCGGCTTTTACGATCAGGCGCATTTCATAAATGATTTCAAACATTTTTCGGGATTCACGCCGGAGCAATACGCAAAGATCCACACCAATTATCAGAACTACATTCCGGTAGGTTAG
- the rpiB gene encoding ribose 5-phosphate isomerase B — translation MKIALAADHAGFEEKENLKKILDEIGVAYKDMGTYSCDSVDYPDYARKVGEAVVDGQYDRGVLLCGSGTGMAIAANKVPGVRAAVAWNEDIAKLSRQHNDANVLSIPARFISQDEMQKIVKAWFSADFEGGRHERRVEKIEQIEKDDLTR, via the coding sequence ATGAAGATCGCACTTGCCGCCGACCACGCTGGATTTGAAGAAAAAGAAAATCTGAAGAAAATTCTCGATGAGATCGGCGTCGCTTATAAAGACATGGGCACCTATTCGTGTGATTCAGTTGATTATCCGGATTATGCGCGCAAGGTTGGCGAAGCCGTGGTTGACGGCCAGTATGATCGCGGGGTGCTTTTATGCGGTTCCGGAACCGGCATGGCGATAGCGGCAAATAAAGTTCCCGGCGTTCGAGCTGCCGTTGCATGGAACGAAGACATTGCAAAGCTCTCACGACAACACAACGATGCGAATGTGCTTTCGATCCCCGCCCGATTTATTTCGCAGGACGAAATGCAAAAGATCGTCAAGGCGTGGTTTTCTGCCGATTTCGAAGGCGGGCGACACGAGCGTCGCGTGGAAAAGATTGAGCAGATAGAAAAGGATGATCTAACACGATAG
- a CDS encoding trypsin-like peptidase domain-containing protein: MVVTIMVRTSIKITFFLIYIAFLGVVTTTAQDFLPELVKRIKPSAVAIETFDSKDNTVARGSGFFIAPDRIITNRHVIERSTRVEIHLLDGKKFPVRGVLAVDGEGDLALLKVDVPKALAIPLPIVRAVPQEGESIVVIGNPYGLEGSVSNGIVSAVREISGYGKIIQITASISPGSSGSPVVNMAGQVIGVATLQAAEGQNLNFAVPAERILQLRINDLQSFSSLSAESQKNKRSSAERLYSQGLAQLSRDDYARALPYFEKAVETDANYAEAWYQAGYCYGVLGRHADALRASRQAAKLRPEWSATFINIGVSSFALGQYKDAVEAYKTALRLDDGNADIQYSLGLTFGKMNRTDEEILAYQRAIAIKPDHVNAIEKLGLALFKKNRFAAAATAFDQLKIYRPDAKTYNYLAECYLEIGKTEESVEALNSALGYNPDFEKARYNLGRAYIKLGNNDMAQVQYEILKNSRSDWADRLYVLLNP, translated from the coding sequence ATGGTTGTCACAATAATGGTTCGAACGAGCATAAAAATTACCTTTTTTCTTATCTACATCGCTTTTTTGGGTGTAGTGACAACAACGGCGCAGGATTTTTTGCCTGAGTTGGTAAAGCGTATTAAACCGTCGGCGGTCGCGATCGAGACCTTTGATTCAAAAGACAATACCGTCGCTCGCGGCAGCGGTTTCTTTATCGCTCCTGATCGCATCATTACAAATCGGCACGTCATCGAAAGATCGACCCGCGTTGAGATCCATCTTCTTGACGGAAAGAAATTCCCGGTTCGTGGCGTCCTGGCAGTTGACGGCGAAGGCGACCTCGCATTGTTGAAAGTCGATGTTCCGAAAGCACTTGCAATTCCGCTTCCTATAGTTCGGGCGGTTCCTCAGGAAGGCGAATCGATAGTCGTAATCGGCAACCCATATGGCCTCGAAGGCAGCGTGTCGAATGGAATTGTTTCGGCGGTGCGTGAGATTTCCGGCTACGGAAAAATAATTCAGATAACTGCTTCGATCTCGCCCGGCTCGTCCGGTTCGCCGGTCGTGAATATGGCCGGACAGGTGATCGGTGTCGCCACGCTGCAAGCCGCCGAGGGGCAAAACCTGAATTTCGCTGTTCCCGCCGAGCGTATTTTACAGCTTCGCATTAACGACCTTCAATCTTTTTCATCACTGAGTGCCGAGAGCCAAAAAAACAAGCGCTCATCAGCCGAGCGTCTCTATTCGCAAGGCCTCGCCCAACTTTCACGTGACGATTACGCCAGAGCTTTGCCGTACTTTGAAAAAGCAGTCGAGACCGATGCCAATTATGCCGAGGCGTGGTATCAGGCAGGTTATTGCTACGGCGTGCTTGGCCGTCATGCCGACGCATTGCGTGCATCGCGTCAAGCAGCAAAACTTCGCCCGGAATGGTCGGCAACTTTCATCAATATTGGCGTGTCGAGTTTTGCGCTCGGCCAATACAAAGATGCAGTTGAGGCATATAAAACGGCTTTACGTCTTGATGACGGTAACGCAGACATTCAATATTCGCTCGGCCTTACATTTGGCAAGATGAACCGGACGGACGAAGAAATTCTAGCCTATCAACGAGCCATAGCCATCAAACCTGATCACGTCAATGCGATTGAAAAACTCGGCCTCGCATTATTTAAAAAGAACCGTTTTGCCGCCGCCGCTACGGCCTTTGACCAACTAAAGATCTACCGGCCCGATGCAAAAACGTACAACTACCTCGCCGAGTGTTATCTTGAGATCGGCAAGACCGAAGAAAGCGTTGAGGCATTGAACAGTGCACTTGGCTACAATCCTGACTTCGAAAAGGCGCGTTACAACCTCGGCCGCGCCTATATAAAACTCGGCAATAATGACATGGCGCAAGTACAGTATGAGATCCTAAAAAATTCCCGCTCCGACTGGGCCGACCGCCTCTATGTGCTGCTAAATCCTTAA
- a CDS encoding UbiX family flavin prenyltransferase: MELTVAITGASGTMYAHRTLQLLAASGVVEALNLIVSGTAVTVAQVEMGVNLKETDASKINEWLGLPVDSKLIRFWRLDNFAAKPSSGSNKQAGMIVVPCSMGTMGAIASGAGTNLIHRAADVCLKEGRKLVLVPRETPYSAIHLENMLKLTHAGARILPASPGFYHRPKTIDDLVEHLCFRILDQFDIPHDKKSQWTGEEVKVS; the protein is encoded by the coding sequence ATGGAATTAACAGTTGCGATCACAGGTGCTTCGGGCACGATGTATGCTCACCGGACCTTGCAGCTTCTCGCAGCAAGCGGCGTTGTTGAAGCCTTAAATCTGATCGTCTCCGGCACGGCAGTGACAGTTGCTCAGGTCGAAATGGGCGTAAATCTAAAGGAAACGGACGCATCAAAGATCAACGAATGGCTCGGTTTGCCAGTAGATTCAAAATTGATACGTTTCTGGCGGCTCGACAATTTTGCTGCGAAGCCTTCGTCCGGATCCAACAAGCAGGCAGGAATGATTGTCGTTCCTTGCTCGATGGGTACTATGGGAGCGATCGCTTCAGGTGCGGGTACAAATTTGATCCATAGAGCGGCTGACGTTTGTCTAAAAGAAGGCCGAAAACTGGTTTTGGTTCCGCGCGAAACTCCTTACAGCGCGATTCACCTCGAAAATATGCTCAAGCTGACTCACGCCGGCGCACGAATATTGCCCGCGAGCCCTGGTTTTTATCATCGGCCAAAAACCATTGACGATCTCGTCGAACATCTCTGCTTTCGCATCTTGGATCAATTCGATATTCCTCACGATAAAAAATCACAGTGGACTGGTGAAGAAGTAAAAGTGAGTTAA
- a CDS encoding class I SAM-dependent methyltransferase yields the protein MTDTVERFSNRVENYVKYRPDYPREIISYLEANCGLRSEHVIADVGCGTGISTKMFLENGNRVFGVEPNAAMRDAAEKYLEPFSNFTSVDGTSDQTTLADSFVDMIIAAQAFHWFDAEKTRPEFKRILMPGGHIVLIWNERQLDTTPFLVEYEAFLLKYADDYVHVRHENIHAVEIADFFQKEYGLATFANSQIFDFQGLKGRMLSASYMPSESDPTFKTVFEDLLRLFAKHAENDRIEIFYDTNIYHCQV from the coding sequence ATGACCGATACAGTAGAGCGTTTTTCAAACCGCGTCGAAAACTACGTCAAATATCGCCCTGACTATCCGCGCGAAATAATTAGCTATCTCGAAGCAAATTGCGGCCTAAGATCTGAACATGTTATCGCCGATGTCGGCTGTGGAACGGGTATCTCGACAAAGATGTTCCTCGAAAATGGCAATCGTGTTTTCGGTGTCGAACCGAACGCTGCGATGCGAGACGCAGCTGAAAAATATCTCGAACCCTTTTCAAATTTCACATCCGTTGACGGCACATCAGATCAAACCACGCTTGCCGATTCGTTCGTCGATATGATCATTGCTGCGCAGGCGTTCCATTGGTTTGACGCAGAAAAAACGAGGCCCGAGTTCAAGCGGATCCTAATGCCTGGCGGGCATATTGTGCTAATATGGAATGAACGCCAGTTAGACACGACGCCGTTTCTTGTCGAATATGAGGCATTTCTGCTTAAATATGCCGACGACTATGTCCACGTACGGCATGAGAATATCCACGCCGTCGAGATCGCCGATTTCTTTCAAAAAGAATACGGATTGGCGACGTTTGCAAACAGCCAGATCTTCGATTTCCAAGGCTTGAAGGGCAGAATGCTTTCTGCGTCATACATGCCCAGCGAATCAGATCCTACATTTAAAACGGTTTTCGAAGACCTGCTCCGTCTGTTTGCCAAACACGCTGAAAACGATAGAATAGAGATTTTCTACGACACCAATATTTATCACTGTCAGGTTTGA
- a CDS encoding ABC transporter substrate-binding protein — MSKTRTITVAHSPDSDDAFMFYGLATNKLETEGLKFNHTLKDIQKLNEDAHNGVYDVTAISFHAYAYVADKYALLPHGASIGDKYGPIVVSGEPRDAADIGEMTIAIPGELTSAYLALKIFNPNFEHIVVPFDEIIDVVKSGDVHAGLLIHEGQLFYNQLGLHKLLDLGEWWHDKTGLPLPMGGNVIRRDLGADLMRQVSKHLHKSIVYSMENREDALAYAMQFARDMKPELADRFVAMWVNDLTLDYGDRGREAVRRLLDEGHKAGIIPHRVDVDFVD; from the coding sequence ATGTCTAAAACTCGTACCATCACCGTTGCGCATTCGCCCGATTCAGACGACGCATTTATGTTCTACGGACTCGCGACGAATAAGCTCGAGACCGAAGGGCTGAAATTCAATCACACGCTTAAAGACATCCAGAAACTAAATGAGGACGCTCACAATGGTGTTTATGATGTGACGGCAATTTCCTTTCACGCCTATGCATATGTTGCCGACAAATACGCTTTGCTGCCGCACGGAGCGAGCATCGGTGACAAATACGGCCCGATCGTAGTTTCAGGCGAGCCTCGTGATGCTGCTGACATCGGCGAAATGACGATCGCCATTCCGGGCGAACTGACGAGCGCCTATCTTGCTCTCAAGATCTTTAATCCGAATTTTGAGCATATCGTCGTGCCGTTTGACGAGATCATTGATGTTGTGAAAAGCGGTGATGTTCATGCCGGCCTGCTTATTCACGAAGGTCAGCTCTTTTACAACCAACTCGGCCTTCATAAGTTGCTAGACCTCGGTGAATGGTGGCATGATAAAACCGGCCTGCCTTTGCCGATGGGCGGAAATGTTATCCGCCGCGACCTCGGCGCAGATCTGATGCGGCAAGTTTCAAAACACCTTCACAAGAGCATCGTTTACTCAATGGAAAACCGCGAAGACGCTCTCGCCTACGCGATGCAGTTCGCCCGCGATATGAAGCCGGAACTCGCCGACAGATTTGTAGCAATGTGGGTAAATGACCTCACGCTCGATTACGGCGACCGAGGCCGCGAAGCCGTCCGCCGCCTCCTCGACGAAGGCCACAAGGCCGGCATCATACCGCACCGTGTCGATGTCGATTTTGTGGATTAA
- a CDS encoding D-alanyl-D-alanine carboxypeptidase, which translates to MSRSIRKTINLLCIAAILCLTAGVNFGQSSPQPLLQDIKVVRPSSTPNLIQKTGSVSPAPVSSNAVRTLFPALAQVSIPGYSGVLIESLEGNVVIESNSTQVFNPASNVKVATAYAVLKTFGPDFRFSTIVYTDGAIDRSTGTLNGNVYMSGKDPMFGFQHAVTVADELNKIGIRTVTGDLIVTDNFAMNYSGSSLASGQSLFASLDASKRSAAATRSWLNYLSYSGRYGQANPVPSVTFTGSVYAQPIPSSLQLLFTHESTPIREILKATLCYSNNFLSERLGEMIGGPYAVARLVHLNANVPPVEFSIQTSSGLGYNRVTPNAMMLLLRALRTDLARYQMTYADIMPVAGIDKGTLENRFDADFSTGSVVGKTGTLGQTDAGVSALCGEINTRNGKYLFVIFNQRGSVPRFRAFQNNFVTLVQSQFGGPAPMPYDAISLETRLARSRVSYPDGRSRRGN; encoded by the coding sequence ATGTCACGATCTATAAGAAAAACAATCAATTTGTTATGCATTGCGGCGATATTGTGCCTAACTGCGGGCGTTAATTTTGGTCAGAGTTCGCCTCAGCCGCTGCTTCAGGACATAAAGGTTGTTAGGCCTTCATCGACGCCTAATTTGATTCAAAAGACAGGTAGCGTCTCACCAGCGCCGGTCTCTTCAAATGCCGTCCGAACCCTTTTCCCTGCTCTTGCACAGGTGTCGATCCCGGGCTATTCGGGTGTTCTGATCGAATCGCTCGAAGGCAATGTTGTCATCGAAAGTAACTCGACACAGGTATTCAACCCGGCTTCGAACGTCAAGGTCGCGACAGCGTACGCAGTCCTCAAAACGTTCGGCCCCGATTTTCGTTTCTCAACTATCGTTTACACGGACGGAGCGATCGACCGGTCGACCGGCACGCTCAACGGCAACGTGTATATGTCGGGCAAAGATCCGATGTTTGGATTCCAGCATGCGGTGACTGTGGCAGACGAATTGAACAAGATCGGCATTCGTACGGTAACGGGCGATCTGATCGTGACGGACAATTTCGCGATGAACTATTCCGGCTCCTCGCTCGCATCCGGACAATCGCTTTTCGCCTCTTTGGACGCGTCAAAGCGTTCAGCCGCAGCGACGCGTTCATGGCTCAATTATCTTTCGTATTCCGGAAGATACGGCCAAGCAAACCCTGTTCCCAGCGTCACCTTCACCGGATCGGTCTATGCTCAACCGATACCGAGCAGCCTGCAGTTGCTGTTTACGCACGAATCGACTCCTATCCGTGAGATCCTCAAAGCCACGCTTTGTTATTCAAACAACTTTCTTTCCGAACGCCTCGGCGAGATGATCGGCGGTCCTTATGCTGTCGCACGACTTGTTCATCTTAATGCAAACGTTCCACCCGTAGAGTTCTCGATCCAGACATCGAGCGGCCTCGGCTACAACCGCGTTACGCCAAACGCAATGATGCTGCTCTTGCGTGCCCTTCGAACAGATCTGGCTCGTTATCAGATGACATACGCCGACATCATGCCCGTTGCCGGCATCGACAAAGGAACGCTTGAAAACCGCTTCGATGCCGATTTTTCTACCGGCAGTGTCGTCGGAAAGACAGGAACGCTCGGCCAAACCGACGCCGGTGTGAGCGCACTTTGCGGTGAGATCAACACGCGAAACGGTAAGTATCTTTTTGTTATCTTTAACCAGCGCGGCAGCGTCCCGCGATTTCGCGCTTTTCAGAATAACTTTGTAACGCTCGTCCAAAGCCAATTCGGCGGCCCGGCCCCAATGCCCTACGACGCAATTTCGCTCGAAACGCGCCTCGCAAGATCACGAGTAAGCTATCCGGACGGACGATCTCGCCGAGGCAACTAA